The Lycium barbarum isolate Lr01 chromosome 12, ASM1917538v2, whole genome shotgun sequence genome includes a region encoding these proteins:
- the LOC132624393 gene encoding uncharacterized protein LOC132624393, whose product MLGFSNTILDLDLIDPPLQGAQFTWSRGEESLQASRIDRFLISTEWSEMFNTIKQYPLPRVFSDHKPIILESGDWETTPSYFKFENMWLQAEGFMGMIEGWWISYTVLGTPDFVLMQKLRNLKKDITKWNREVYGTIETQRNKALKEL is encoded by the coding sequence ATGCTGGGCTTCTCCAACACTATTCTAGACCTGGATTTGATTGACCCTCCACTTCAGGGAGCACAATTTACCTGGTCAAGAGGGGAGGAGTCTCTCCAAGCCTCTAGAATTGACAGGTTCCTTATCTCAACAGAATGGAGCGAGATGTTCAATACTATTAAACAGTACCCCTTGCCTAGAGTTTTTTCTGATCATAAACCAATTATCCTGGAAAGTGGAGATTGGGAGACCACACCTtcttatttcaaatttgaaaacatGTGGCTTCAAGCTGAGGGTTTCATGGGCATGATAGAAGGATGGTGGATTTCTTACACTGTATTAGGCACCCCAGACTTTGTGCTAATGCAGAAACTAAGAAATCTCAAGAAAGACATTACTAAATGGAATAGGGAGGTCTATGGAACAATCGAGACTCAAAGGAACAAGGCACTCAAAGAACTTTGA